ACGGTGGAAGAAGCTGATGTGACCTACACCGAAATGACATACCTTTACAACGACGGTTCTACTTGGTACTTCCTCAACAGCGAAACTCAGGAAACTGAAGAAATCTCCAAGGAAGCTCTCAATGGCTGCGAAGTTTGGCTCCTTGATGGCGCTACTGTCGAAGTCACTTGGTGGAAGGACCCGAAGACTCAGGCAACGCTTCCGATCGAAGTTATCCCGCCGACCTTCGTTGACTTGATGATCGTTGACGCTCCTCCGGCAGTTCAGGGCAACACCAGCGGTAACGTGATGCGTGAAGCTACTCTCGAAACTGGCGCTAAGGTGATGATTCCGCTCTTCATCGAAAACAACACCAAGATCCGTGTGGATACCCGCGACGGTTCTTACCTCGAACGCGCAAAGTAAGACATTGTCATCCTGGAGCGCGTAGCGCGATGGGATCCAGTGATTTTTCAAAAGCCTCGTCCAAGCGACGGGGCTTTTGTTGTACTGCGGCGAAGTCGCATAGACAAACTGTCTATAGTTTTTCTGGGGGCAGTCGCGCGCTTAGCCTCTTTTCTGTATAATTTATAATTGTTGTTTAACCCAAAGGGATATATGGGAATGTTTAATAAGGTTTCTGGTTTTGCGTCCGCGGTGTGTGTTGCTGCGGGCTTTGTGCTGTTTGGTGCGGCTTCTTCCGAGGCGGCTCCGGACCCGAATTTCCACATCTACATTGCGTATGGCCAGTCCAACATGGGCGGCACGGCAGATGCGCAGAGTGCGGACAAGGTCGAAAATTCGCGCTTCAAGATTTTTGCGACTCAAAAATGCTCGGGCAAGGGTCGTAACACGCTTGGCGATGTTTACCCGGCGGTGCCATCGCTTTTTAACTGCGGCAATACGATTTCGATTGCTGACTGGTTTGGGCGCACGATGGCCGACAGCATGCCCGATGTGACGGTTGCGATTATTCCGGTCGCGGTAGGCGGTGCGAGTATCAAACTCTTCGACCAGGACCAGTACAAGAGCTACCTCTCGACCGCAGAAACCTGGCTCCAGAATTACGCGAAGGAATACGCGAGCGATGGCAACGTGACGAAGACGATTATCGACATCGCAAAAAAGGCGCAGGAAAAGGGCGTTATCAAGGGCATCATCTTCCACCAGGGCGAAACGGATGGCGGCTACTCGGACTGGCCGAAAATTGTGAAGAAAACTCGCGACGATATTCTCAAGGCGCTCAACTTGAGCTCCGATACGGTGCCGTTCGTGGCGGGCGAGCTCTTGCGTGAAGGCTGCTGCTATTCCGACCGCGTGTCGAAACTCCCGAACACGATGGACAACACCTATTACGCCTCGTCCGAGAACTTGAAGGGCAATGGCGTGGACCGCTACCATTTCAATCACGATGCCTATGTGGAATTCGGCAAACGCTATGCGGCGCAGATGCTCAAAGCTGTGAACCGCAAGCCCGTGGAACCTGTTCCGCAGAAGCCGTTTGGCAAAGTGGTGGGCGATAGTGTTGTCGCAGGCGAACCGGCGGAAATCCCGGGCAGGATCGAGGCTGAAAACTATGACATCAATGGCGTCGGCACAGGCAATTCCTCTTATGCGGATAATGATTCCGAAAACAGGGGCGGTGTGTACCGCAAGGATGGCGTTGATATTTATGAGGGCGGTAACAATTATGCTATTGGCTACACGCAAGAAGGTGAATGGCTGGAATACACCGTGAACGTGACTGAAACGCGCAAGTACGGTATTTGCGCATTTGTGGCTTCAGGTACAGAATCGTCTAGCTTCAGCTTGCTCTTGGATGATAAGGAAATAGTTCCGTCTACGAAGGTTCCAAAAACAGGCGAGGATTGGAATAGTTATGACGTGTTGGAATTGGGCGAGGTTGAATTTACTGAGGGCGAGCACGTGCTGAAGCTTTTGATTACAGGCAACTACGTGAACATTGACTGGATTAATGTTTACGATCCGAGGCTTGCCATTCAACCGAAATTTGTTGCGTCATCGGGTCCGCAAACTTATGATGTGTTTGATTTGCTCGGGGCGCATGTCGGCCGTGTCGAAGCAGCAACTGCTCAGGATGTCTCGCAGAAAGTCCGCGCACTCGTGAAGCAGAACGGCACGTACCTCGTGAAGTCCCGTAACAGTTCCGCGGCCATCCGCGTGATGAAGTAATTTTTGCGATTCTAAAGAATGGCTTTTCTAAAGACCTGGGCGACCTCGTCCGGGTTATCGCTTTTAAGCCAACTTAACGTTTCGGTACCGCGGTAGCTCCAGGCGAAAATGTTCTTGATGCCTGCAGCACGGCTTTCAGCGACAGCGATGGCGAGGTCATTTTCGCGGCCCGCTTCAATTTGGTACGCCTTGACCCACATCTGTACGGATTTCCCGTAGCGGTTTGCGACTTCGACGAGCTTGTTTGCTGTTTCGCGGTACTTTTCGCGGACCCATTCTTCACTTGCTCCGCGCTCCCAGTACGGGTCGCTTGCAATTTCATCGACGGCATCGAGGCGCGCGACACGACCCCAGTCGTCGAGCCCCGCCGGGAACCACGGCGGGAGCATGCAAACGCAGTTGCGTTTGCCGCGCGCTTTAACATCTTGAGTCATCTCGTCCAAGAAATCAATGAGGCTTTCTTCGCGGAACTGCTTTACGTCGTCTGTAAGTTCGGCGGGCATCTCGTAACCAAACTTTGTACGGAACTTTGCGCGGCATTTTTCGCAGCGGCAGCTCCAGTTGCTAAGCCCACCCTTTTCAAAATAAAAGTGTGGCTCGTCCCAGAAAATCGTAGAGACGTTTGTGTCGCAGACAGTCGCAATCCACTTGTGCATGTAGGCGCGGAACTCTGGGTGGTTCGGGCAGGCGGCGACCTTCGGCTTTCCGTCTATGGCGACCTGGCACATGTCGTGATTCCTGGCGGTGAGTTCCGAATACGCTTCACCGCCAAATACGCGACCGACACCCCATGGGTTCACGTAAACGGAAAGTCCCATGGCGGCGGACTCGTTCACAATCTGCTTCATGGTGTCGTAATAGTATTGCAGGTCTTCTTCGCTCCACGTGTGGAGCACTGCGTTGTATCCTGCTTCTTTTATCTGTACAAGGTCCATGCGTGCGAGCTTCGGAGAGCGCACACCAAAGTAGCTAACGCCTTTAATCACGGTTGAAAACCTCTGTTTTAAATTCCTCTAAAGCTCTTGTGCTGAGTCCACTTGGCCCACTGCGGGCTGCAGTTCTTGTGTAGCACATTTTCGAGCGTGGCGTACCATTCTTCTTCGTTGATGGGGCGCCTGATCCAGAACGTGCTGTCGTCCCTTGAATCTTCGGGGAGAGGCATGTCGTCCGGAATGATTTCGATAATCCACGATTCGGGAATGCCGTTGTGGAGTTCCTTGCTGAAGGCGAGGTTCTTCTCGGTCGCGTGGTCGGCATGGTCAAAGATGATGAGCGATGGCGACTGGCCGATGATGAGTGCCGATTCCAAAAGGCTCTGGGCGCTTTCGATGGAATTGCAAGTATAGAGGGTGGAATCTTCCGCCATGTTACCATGTTCTAAAAGCCAGCGGAAGGTCCACTGGTTCAGCTTGTCGAGGCTGCCTGGCGATGATGGCGTTATAAAAAATATGTGTCCCACGCCTAAAGTATAGAAAGTTTATTGTTAAATTATTGGCAGAAAAAATTGAATTACCCTAGAAAAATATGAATTTCCCAGACCTTGGCGAATTTAGGTTCGTCAGCAAAATTTTGGAAGGGGCCCACCCCTTGAAGAACGAACCGCCGGCACACCGCAGCTGGCTGAACGTCGGGGATGACTGCGCCATCTTTGACGGCTGGCTTGCGACCAAGGACCTCTCGGTCGAGAACACACACTTTCGCCTGGACTGGTCGAGTCCGGAACAGGCGGTCGAGAAGCATATTGTGTCCAACGTTTCGGATGTGTCTTCCATGGGCGGTCGGCCCAAGATTGCGCTGTTCGGACTTTGCGTAAACAAAAAATGGAGCGAAGAAACTCGAAACAGAATTGCAAAAGCGGTTGCGCAAGGCTTTGAGAGAAGAGGAATTACGTTGATTGGCGGAGATACGGTCTCTGGCGATGTCGGGATGTTTTCGACAACTCTCCTCGGCACGACCGATGGAGAAATTTCGCTCCTCCGTAGCGCCGCAAAACCGGGAGACCACGTTTTTGTGGCGGGAACTCTCGGCAAATCTGACGCCGGCCTCTGGATTTTGATGAACCATCCCGAAGAATCAAAACGCTTCCCGAGGCTTGTCGAATACCACCTGGCACCCAAAATTTGCGAGGATGCGGGGGCCCAACTGGTCAAGCAGGGGGTGCGTGGCGCCTGCATGGACATTAGCGATGGCCTTAGTTCCGAATTGAACCACCTTGCGCTTTCGTCGGATGTTTCCATCGAAATTGACGAGCAAAAACTGCCGATTGACCCCGATGTTTTGGAAATGTGCAGGTATTTTGGCCTGTCACCCCTCCAATTTGCACTAAATGGTGGCGAAGAATACGAACTTCTGTTCACTTCTAATCTTACAAAAAGTATATATTTAGAAGGAGCGCCCCCAAAGGGCGAAATCCACGATATCGGTTTGGTATCTCGTGGGAGTGGTGTTTATATGAAAAGGCAAGATGGAGTTAAGACGCTCCTGAATGCTCAGGCGTGGTCGCATCTATGAAAGATTCAAATAGTTTAGGGCAGTTGCTGGTTCGCGTTAACCTGATTAACGAAGACCAGTTGAAGTACGCCGAAGACGAAGTCAAGTATCAGGCTCAGTTGGGCAAAAAGGTGACCCTAGTCCAGATTCTTTTGAAGGCTGGCATGGTCAAGCAGGAACAGCTGACGGATATTCTTGGTGTCCAGATGCAGAGTGTCACCAAGAAACGTATTGGTGAAATGCTTTTGGACCAGGGCTTCATCACGCAAGACCAGCTGAACGAAGCTCTTGAAAAACAGAAGACGTCTGGGGGCAAGCGCCTCGGCCGTGTGCTTGTCGATTTGAAGTTTATCGACGAAAAGAAGCTCACGGACATTCTTTGCTGCCAGTTCGAAGTCCCGTTTGTAAAGCTTGATGCCATCAAGCTCGATGAAAAGGTTTATGAGTTCATTGCCGAAGACCAGTGCAAGGCGAACAAGATTGTTCCTCTGTACGTGACGAAGGACTCTCGCCAGGCTCTCGTGGTTGCCATGGCGGACCCGACAAACGTGCGCCTCAGGGACTCCATCAAGTTTAAGGTCAAGCGCAATGTCGATGTGGTCATGGCGTCTGAACAGGACATCAAGAAGACTATCGATATCCTTTTTGCGGGGCACGGCCCGGCCGAAGAATCCCTTGCAGAACTTATTGGAGGTTCTGGAGAGGATGAACTTGAAACGGTCGAACGCGGAAATGGCAATAGCGATGAACCGGAACTGACTGACGAAGAAGGCCGCCAGGTCGTGAAGATTGTGACGACCTTGATCCATGAAGCCATTGCCCGTCACGCCTCCGATATTCACCTTGAACCGCAAGAGACGTTCCTCAAGTTGCGCTACCGTATTGATGGTGACTTGCAGGTGATGTCTCCGATTCCGGCACGACTCATGCCGCAGATTCTTTCGCGTATCAAGCTTTTGTCCAAGATGGACATTGCTGAAAAGCGTAAGCCGTTGGACGGCCGCTTCACGGTGCGTTACAAGGGATCCGAAGTTGACCTTCGTGTGAGCTCATTCCCGATTTCTTTGCGTAAGCGCGGTGTCTGCGAAAAGATCGTTATGCGTATTTTGGACCCGAATTCGGGTCAGTTCCCGCTCAGGGAAATGGGCTTTGACGCCCGCGTGCTCAAGCAGTTTATCGATGCGATTAATGCCCCGAACGGCATTGTGCTCGTTACCGGTCCGACGGGTTCCGGTAAGTCTACCACGCTTTACGCTTCTATTCGAGAAATTTTGGATTCCACGATCAACATCTCGACGATGGAAGACCCGGTGGAATTGAATATTGACGGTGTGAACCAGGGCCAGATTAACAATGCCGCAGGCTTTACCTTTGCGGCGGGCATTCGTGCCTTGCTCCGTCAGGACCCGGACGTGATTATGATCGGTGAAATGCGTGACCAGGAAACCTCGACGATGGCTATCGAAGCTGCTTTGACGGGTCACTTGGTCTTCAGTACGCTCCATACGAACGACGCTGCCGGTGCATTCCCTCGTTTGCTCGAAATGGGACTGGAACCGTTCCTTGTGTCTACTGCAATTAAGGGTGTCTTGGCCCAGCGTCTTGTGCGCCGCATTTGCAAAAACTGCAAGGAGCCGGTTGAAATTTCGCAGGAACTTCGCGAAGAACTCCACCTCTCGCCGGACATGCAGTTCTACCATGGCCGCGGTTGCGAAAAGTGCGATGGTTCGGGCTTCAAGGGCCGTTGCGGTATTTACGAGTTCCTCGTGCCGAACGAAGCTGTGCGTAACCTCGTGATCAAGCGCGCATCCGGTGACGAAATCAAGCGCGAGGCCATCAAGTCTTGCGAAATGATTACGCTCCGTATGGACGGCATCAACAAGGCGCTCCAGGGCCAGACCACGTTGGAACAGGCCATCGGCGCATCCACAGCCGACGAATAGTTCGAAGCTTGTCGCTCCGAGTTTTTAATCTTGTCATCCCCGCCTCCGAGCGGGGATCTCCTATTTTTGTAAGAGTCTAAACTAATAACTAATGACCATTGACCAATAACCATTGGCTATTTCCTAATGCCTAACCCCTAAAACCTACAACCTATTTTCTATATTGCACATCTGTATATCGACTAGGAGTGCTAGATGGACGATTTTGTAGAATGCAATGTTGTTGATGATAGTGTTTTAGATAAAGAGTTGAACCCGGAACAGGCCGCTGCCGCGAAGAAAATTAACGGCCCGATGCTGATTTTGGCCGGTGCAGGTTCAGGAAAGACGCGTTGCATTACTTACAAGATTGCTCATCTGGTTTCGTACCACAATATCGATTCCAATCGCGTGCTTGCGGTGACCTTTACGAACAAGGCCGCTCGCGAAATGAAGGACCGTATCCAGAAGCTTTTGAATTGCCGTAAGCCGTTCACGTGGATGGGCACGTTCCACTCCGTTTGCCTTAAGCTTTTGAAGCTCTGCTTGGCGAAAGAATCCGTAATCAAGGCGCTTGGCGGCAAGTGGTTTGATGCAAACTTTTCCATTTACGATGACGACGACCAGAAACGCATCCTCAAGGAAATCTTGAAGGACGATCTTGGCGATGATTACGATGTAAATGAGCTGAAGAAGGTCCATAGCGCGATTTCCCGTTTCAAGAATACGGTCTTGTACAAGAATGACAAGGCTGTCTTGCAGACGCCGGATGTGGCGGCTTTGAACGCTGAATTTGCCGATGAAGAACGCAAGGCCCGCTATTATGCGGCTTACCAGAAAAAGCTTGCGGAATCGAACGCGATGGACTTCGACGACCTGCTGTTCAATACGGTTCGCATGTTGCAGATGGTCCCGAATTTGGCGGAACAGCTGAGAATGCGTTTCCAGTACGTTGTCGTGGACGAATACCAGGATACGAACGACGTCCAGTATGAACTTTTGAAGTTGCTCATCAACAGGGATACGAAAAACGTAACGGTGGTGGGCGATGACGACCAGAGTATTTACGGTTGGCGTGGCGCAAACATCAAGATTATCCGTAACTTCCACCGCGATTTTGCTCCGGTGACGATTGTCAAGCTCGAACGCAATTACCGCTCGACCGCGAACATCGTTAAAGGCGCTGGTTCTGTGATTGCGCATAACGTCCGCCCTGCCGAAATGCAGAAGAACGTGTTCTCCAAAGAAGAAGCGGGCGAGCTTATTCACGTGCGCTATTTTGAAGATGACCGTGCCGAAGCATCGAACATTGCAAAGACGGTGGCTCAGGCGGGTCCTGATTTTTATGCCAAGACGGCAATTTTCTACCGCACGAACGCGCAGTCCCGAGTGCTTGAAAAGGCGCTCAACGATTTGCGCATCCCGTCGGTGATTTTTGGCGGTACAAGATTCTGGGACCGCAAGGAAATCAAGGATGTACTTGCCTACTTGCGCGTGCTCGCTAACGAAAAAGACGATGCCGCTTACTTGCGTGTGATTAACACTCCGCCGCGTGCCATCGGCAAGACTACAGTCGAAGGCGTGCTCGCCAAGGTGAAAGCGGGCGAGGGTTCGTTCTGGGACAATTTATTGGCCGAGGCGAACGGCACGGGGCGCGGCGCTCCGAAGCTTAAGGTTTTTACGGACCTTGTGACGAACTGGAAGAACATGATGACTTCTGGCGAGTATCCGCTTCCGATTCTTGCTGAACATATCATCAACGATACGGGCTATAAGGACTTCTTGCGCAAGGAAGACGAAGTCACTGCCGACGAACGAATTGCGAACTTGGACGAAATGATTAACGCTATCCGTGAATTTGACGAAGAACATCCGGGCGCAACGCTCGATGCGTTCTTGCAGGATATTTCGCTTTTGACGGATGGCGACAAGAAGGTCGATACGTCGAAGGGCCTTGTGACGCTCATGACGATTCACATGGCAAAGGGCTTGGAATTCAATACGGTTCATTTGGCGGGTTGCGATGACGAAATCTTCCCGCTTGTGCGTGGAACTTCTATGCTCTCGATGGCCGAAATCAACGAGCAGATGGAAGAAGAACGCCGTTTGTTCTATGTGGGCTGTACCCGTGCCGAAAAGAAACTTTATCTGTACCATGCGGAACGCAGATTCTTCCAGGGGAATATCCGTCCGTTTGCGCCGTCGCGCTTCCTAAAGGAATTGGATCCGTCCGTTGTCGACTTTACGCCGTGCTTGAATACACGTCCGTCTGTTCCTGATTTTGTCGGCAATACGCGCTCCAAGCCTTCTTATGGTTCTTACGGCTCGTCGAACTATGGCTCTCGTCCGTCCTATGGCAATTCGGGCACGGGCAATTCCTATGGAAACCGCTCGTTTGGCGGTGCCTCCCACGGCAGTAGCTTTGGCGGATCCCGTAGCGGTTTTGGCGGGTCTTCGTTTGGTTCTCGCCCGGCACCTGTTCCGGCGTCCATCAAGAAGAACGATAAGCACATTGTTTACCGCAATCCGGTGAAGGTTGTAAAGGCTCCTGCTCCGTCCGGCCCGACTATCGAGTACGATAATCCGTACCACGAGGGTGCACGCGTTCGCCATTCCAGGTATGGAACGGGCGTGATTATGAAGGCTTATGGTAATGGCGACAACGCTCGTGTCGATGTGCGCTTCGACCGCGAGAACATGAACCGCACCATCATCCTCAAATACGCTGCATTGGAAGTGATTGGATAGCGGCTCCGCTGCAGTTACTAGTTAATAGTTGGTGGTTATTAGAATTTTTAATAAAAATCATCTAGTAACTAGTAACTCATAACTAGGAACTCTTATAAAAATTCTATTTTATTTCTCGAAAAATGAGGTAATCATGCTTGAACGTGAAGAAGTTTTGAAGCTCGCGAAGTTGTCTCGCTTGAGCATCGCAGAAGAAGATATTCCGGCAATCAAGGGTCACTTGGACAAGATGCTCGACCATCTCGAAGCATTGAAGGCTTTGGACCTTTCTAACGTGGAACCGATGACCGCTGTC
The DNA window shown above is from Fibrobacter sp. UWB2 and carries:
- the efp gene encoding elongation factor P — protein: MGTVSTNEFRKKLKIMVDGQPYEIIENQFVKPGKGQAFNRVRIKNLVTGRTLERTWKSGDTVEEADVTYTEMTYLYNDGSTWYFLNSETQETEEISKEALNGCEVWLLDGATVEVTWWKDPKTQATLPIEVIPPTFVDLMIVDAPPAVQGNTSGNVMREATLETGAKVMIPLFIENNTKIRVDTRDGSYLERAK
- a CDS encoding sialate O-acetylesterase; this translates as MGMFNKVSGFASAVCVAAGFVLFGAASSEAAPDPNFHIYIAYGQSNMGGTADAQSADKVENSRFKIFATQKCSGKGRNTLGDVYPAVPSLFNCGNTISIADWFGRTMADSMPDVTVAIIPVAVGGASIKLFDQDQYKSYLSTAETWLQNYAKEYASDGNVTKTIIDIAKKAQEKGVIKGIIFHQGETDGGYSDWPKIVKKTRDDILKALNLSSDTVPFVAGELLREGCCYSDRVSKLPNTMDNTYYASSENLKGNGVDRYHFNHDAYVEFGKRYAAQMLKAVNRKPVEPVPQKPFGKVVGDSVVAGEPAEIPGRIEAENYDINGVGTGNSSYADNDSENRGGVYRKDGVDIYEGGNNYAIGYTQEGEWLEYTVNVTETRKYGICAFVASGTESSSFSLLLDDKEIVPSTKVPKTGEDWNSYDVLELGEVEFTEGEHVLKLLITGNYVNIDWINVYDPRLAIQPKFVASSGPQTYDVFDLLGAHVGRVEAATAQDVSQKVRALVKQNGTYLVKSRNSSAAIRVMK
- a CDS encoding ATP-dependent helicase; the encoded protein is MDDFVECNVVDDSVLDKELNPEQAAAAKKINGPMLILAGAGSGKTRCITYKIAHLVSYHNIDSNRVLAVTFTNKAAREMKDRIQKLLNCRKPFTWMGTFHSVCLKLLKLCLAKESVIKALGGKWFDANFSIYDDDDQKRILKEILKDDLGDDYDVNELKKVHSAISRFKNTVLYKNDKAVLQTPDVAALNAEFADEERKARYYAAYQKKLAESNAMDFDDLLFNTVRMLQMVPNLAEQLRMRFQYVVVDEYQDTNDVQYELLKLLINRDTKNVTVVGDDDQSIYGWRGANIKIIRNFHRDFAPVTIVKLERNYRSTANIVKGAGSVIAHNVRPAEMQKNVFSKEEAGELIHVRYFEDDRAEASNIAKTVAQAGPDFYAKTAIFYRTNAQSRVLEKALNDLRIPSVIFGGTRFWDRKEIKDVLAYLRVLANEKDDAAYLRVINTPPRAIGKTTVEGVLAKVKAGEGSFWDNLLAEANGTGRGAPKLKVFTDLVTNWKNMMTSGEYPLPILAEHIINDTGYKDFLRKEDEVTADERIANLDEMINAIREFDEEHPGATLDAFLQDISLLTDGDKKVDTSKGLVTLMTIHMAKGLEFNTVHLAGCDDEIFPLVRGTSMLSMAEINEQMEEERRLFYVGCTRAEKKLYLYHAERRFFQGNIRPFAPSRFLKELDPSVVDFTPCLNTRPSVPDFVGNTRSKPSYGSYGSSNYGSRPSYGNSGTGNSYGNRSFGGASHGSSFGGSRSGFGGSSFGSRPAPVPASIKKNDKHIVYRNPVKVVKAPAPSGPTIEYDNPYHEGARVRHSRYGTGVIMKAYGNGDNARVDVRFDRENMNRTIILKYAALEVIG
- the thiL gene encoding thiamine-phosphate kinase, with the protein product MNFPDLGEFRFVSKILEGAHPLKNEPPAHRSWLNVGDDCAIFDGWLATKDLSVENTHFRLDWSSPEQAVEKHIVSNVSDVSSMGGRPKIALFGLCVNKKWSEETRNRIAKAVAQGFERRGITLIGGDTVSGDVGMFSTTLLGTTDGEISLLRSAAKPGDHVFVAGTLGKSDAGLWILMNHPEESKRFPRLVEYHLAPKICEDAGAQLVKQGVRGACMDISDGLSSELNHLALSSDVSIEIDEQKLPIDPDVLEMCRYFGLSPLQFALNGGEEYELLFTSNLTKSIYLEGAPPKGEIHDIGLVSRGSGVYMKRQDGVKTLLNAQAWSHL
- a CDS encoding GspE/PulE family protein; the protein is MKDSNSLGQLLVRVNLINEDQLKYAEDEVKYQAQLGKKVTLVQILLKAGMVKQEQLTDILGVQMQSVTKKRIGEMLLDQGFITQDQLNEALEKQKTSGGKRLGRVLVDLKFIDEKKLTDILCCQFEVPFVKLDAIKLDEKVYEFIAEDQCKANKIVPLYVTKDSRQALVVAMADPTNVRLRDSIKFKVKRNVDVVMASEQDIKKTIDILFAGHGPAEESLAELIGGSGEDELETVERGNGNSDEPELTDEEGRQVVKIVTTLIHEAIARHASDIHLEPQETFLKLRYRIDGDLQVMSPIPARLMPQILSRIKLLSKMDIAEKRKPLDGRFTVRYKGSEVDLRVSSFPISLRKRGVCEKIVMRILDPNSGQFPLREMGFDARVLKQFIDAINAPNGIVLVTGPTGSGKSTTLYASIREILDSTINISTMEDPVELNIDGVNQGQINNAAGFTFAAGIRALLRQDPDVIMIGEMRDQETSTMAIEAALTGHLVFSTLHTNDAAGAFPRLLEMGLEPFLVSTAIKGVLAQRLVRRICKNCKEPVEISQELREELHLSPDMQFYHGRGCEKCDGSGFKGRCGIYEFLVPNEAVRNLVIKRASGDEIKREAIKSCEMITLRMDGINKALQGQTTLEQAIGASTADE
- the gatC gene encoding Asp-tRNA(Asn)/Glu-tRNA(Gln) amidotransferase subunit GatC codes for the protein MLEREEVLKLAKLSRLSIAEEDIPAIKGHLDKMLDHLEALKALDLSNVEPMTAVENGATILREDVPVQGFTLDQAFANAPAVENDHFAIPKVM